CCGAGAACGGCGACGTCGCCGCGATCAGGTTCTCGGACAGTTGGCGCCACTCGTCGGACGGGAACAGCCACAAGCAGCGGTCCACGCCGCGCGTCAGGATCATCACGTTGCCGACCACCTCGGAGCGCACCTTGGCGGGCACCATCAAGCGGCCCTTCTCGTCGAGGGCGTAACGGTATTCGCCGGAAATCATGGTCGCTCCTTACGCACGGTGTCCTGCCGTATTCCCACGTCGATGCCTGACGCGCCGGGGATTGAGGGATATTATGGGCCTATCCTCCACCATAGTCCAATATCTCCCACTTTCTCCCACCACCCTACAGATTAATCACCGTGCTCATATTCGGTGTCAACATCGAGAGTCCGCGCCGGAGCGAAAATCGGCGGTGGCCTTGGCGCCGAACACTACATGTTTGTATAGTATTGGCGGGTCGGCGGCGATGCCGCTACATTGGCGAACACGGCGGCACCCGACGCGAGCGGGCTGTGCAGGCCGCTCCTTGGGTTTACGGATTTACGGGTTTACGGTTGTATCGGGTACATTTCAAGTGGAAGGGCAAGGAAGTACAGCTCACGGCGAAGAGCCTTGACCTTACGCATCCCTACTTCGTGTCCATCAAGGACATCGTCTTCAAGCGCGACCAGCAGATCATCATCAATCCCACCGCGGAGGACGTACAGCGCACATTCGGGCGCGCCGAGCACCTGATGATCCCGTTTCAGACCGTTGCACTGATCGAGGAGTTCCCGGAGGCGGAATCTAACCGGATCCGGCCGTTCACGCTGGTGGAGGAAAGAGTGGACGGGGCGGCCGGCGACGACCTCGACGACGATATCGACAGCGACGACTCCTCCCCCTGACGCGCGCGCCCGGCGGTCAGCGGCCTGACGGGGTGCGCGTCAGCAGGTCCTCGGCGTGGCGCAGCGACACGTCACGGGCATCGTGACCCGACAGCATGCGCGCCACTTCCACCACCCGCGCGCGTCCGCTGACCTCCCTTACGGCGGTGAGCGTGCGACCGGCGCGCTCCTCCTTGGATACCTGGAGGTGGGTGTGTGCGCGGGCGGCCACGGTGGCGAGATGGGTGATGCACAGGATCTGCCGCCGGCCGGCGATACCGGCAAGCTTGTCGCCCACCGCGATCGCCACGTCGCCGCCGATGCCGGCGTCGACTTCGTCGAACACCAGGGTGCCCACCGGGTCGCTGGCAGCCAGGATCGCCTTCAACGCCAACATGATGCGCGACACCTCACCGCCGGAAGCGCTGGAGCGGAGCGGGCGCAACGGCTCGCCGGCGTTGGCCGAAATCAGGAACTCCACCGCTTCGGCGCCGGCGGGGCCGATCTCCGGCTCGCCCCGCTCCAGCCGCGGTCGCAGTTGCACGGCGAAACACGCCTTGGGCATGCCGAGTTCGTGCAGGTTGCCCTCGACCAGCCCGCGCAGGCGGTCGGCCGCCTGCCGGCGACCGTCGCTCAGTGCACCGGCATGCTCGCTCAGCGCAGCGGCGAGACGCCGTACCTCGGCGCCGGCGGCGGCGTGCGCCCCGTCCGCATCCTCGAGGCCGGCCAGCGTGGCGCGCGCCTGGCGGGCGTGCTCCAGCACGTGTTCCACGGTGGCGCCGTACTTGCGCTGCAAGGCGTGGATCTGCTCGAGGCGCTCGACCACGGCCGCCAGCCGCGCACCGTCGAAGTAGAGGCGGCTCTGGTAGCGGCGCACCTCGGCCGCGACATCCTCCAGTTCGTAGAAAGCGCTTTCGACGCGGGCGTGCAGCGGCTCGCAGGCGGCGTCGTAGGAGGCCAGCGTGCGTAGTTCGTCGAGCGCGCCGCGCACCGACGCCAGCGCGCCGCCACGCGCCTCGACGGTCAGGTCGTACACGCGGTGCGCGGCCTCCGAAATGCGCTCGAATGCGGTGAGGCGGCGGCGCTCCTGGTCCAGCTCCTCCTCCTCGCCGGTGCTCAGGCGCGCCGCGTCGATTTCGTCGGCCGCGTGCCGCAACAGCTCCGCCTGCCGTGCACGGCGCTCGCTGCCCGACTCCAACTCCACGACCCGGGCGCGTGCCGCGGCCAGGCGGCGATGCACCGCGGCCACCACGCCGGCGAGCGGCACCAGGCCCGCGAAGTGGTCGAGCAGGCGGCGATGCTCGACCTCGCGCAGCAGGCTCTGGTGCCGGTGCTGACCATGCAGGTCGAACAGGCGCCCGCCGAGCTCGCCGAGCTGTGCAGTGGGCACCGGTACGCCGGCTATGAAGCAGCCCGAGCGCCCGGTGCGCCGCACGACGCGCCGTACGATGAGCGTGTCGTCGTCCGTCGGAAGCTCACGCTCCGCAAGCCAGTCACGTACCTCGCCGTCGCGGGGCTGCAGGCGAACCACGCCGGAGACCTCGGCACGATCGGCTCCGGCACGAACGTCGGCCGCCGTGGCGCGTGCGCCGAGCAGCAGACCGAGGGCGCCGATGATGATCGACTTGCCGGCGCCGGTCTCGCCGCTGAGCACGTTCAGGTGCGGGCCGAAGCCCACCTCGACGTGCTCGATCAGCGCGTAGTTGCGCACCGTCAGCGACTCAAGCACGCGGCTCCCCGGCCCAGTCGAGCTTGGACCTCAATACCTGGTAGAAGTTGCGCTTGCCGGAGCGCACGATGTGGGTCTGGTGGACGGAACGGGAAAAGTCGATCTGATCGCCCGGCTGCAGCGTCTCCACATCGACGCCGTCGACGGCGAGGCTGATTCCGGTGCGCTGATTCAATTCGATCTCGACCCGCACCGGCTCCGCGGCCGGCACCAGCAGCGGCCGATTGGCCAGGGTAAAGGGACAGATCGGGGTGATTACGAAGGCGTCCATCTCGGGATGGACGATCGGCCCGCCCGCCGCCATCGAGTAAGCCGTGGATCCGGTTGGCGTCGCGAAGACCATTCCGTCAGCGCGGTAGTTGGCGACCCAGGTACCCGCCAGGTGCACCCGCAACCGCACGATCTTGGAGCGTCCGTAGCCGGCGATTACCGCATCGTTGAGGCCGTCGATGCTGGCCACCCGCCGCCCGCATCGCAGCACCTCGGTGCGCACCATGACCCGTGTGCTGATGCCGAGCGATCCGGAGGCGTAGGCGTCGTACGCCTGCCGCCACTCGCCGACCGGGATTTCGGTGATGAATCCCACGGTGCCGAGGTTGACCGGCAGAATCGGGATGTCGCTGCCCGCCAGCAGGCGCGCGCACCCGAGCAGCGTGCCGTCGCCGCCGAGCGATACCGCCAGGTCGATGCTGCCGCGCTGCGCGATGGGAGCGGCAGAGGTGGCGCCGCGCGCCACCGAGGAACTGCCCACCTCCGCCTCCACCACCTCGACTTGGCGGCGCCGGAAGAAATCGCGCACGTCGGCGATGATCTGCGCGCTGGCTCGGGCCCGGTTGAGCAACACGAACACGCGGCGAATCGTTCGCGGCCGCGACTCACCCTCTGCAGCACCGGTCTCGGCCGGCTTCCCCGTACCGACTG
The genomic region above belongs to Spirochaetaceae bacterium and contains:
- the recN gene encoding DNA repair protein RecN; its protein translation is MLESLTVRNYALIEHVEVGFGPHLNVLSGETGAGKSIIIGALGLLLGARATAADVRAGADRAEVSGVVRLQPRDGEVRDWLAERELPTDDDTLIVRRVVRRTGRSGCFIAGVPVPTAQLGELGGRLFDLHGQHRHQSLLREVEHRRLLDHFAGLVPLAGVVAAVHRRLAAARARVVELESGSERRARQAELLRHAADEIDAARLSTGEEEELDQERRRLTAFERISEAAHRVYDLTVEARGGALASVRGALDELRTLASYDAACEPLHARVESAFYELEDVAAEVRRYQSRLYFDGARLAAVVERLEQIHALQRKYGATVEHVLEHARQARATLAGLEDADGAHAAAGAEVRRLAAALSEHAGALSDGRRQAADRLRGLVEGNLHELGMPKACFAVQLRPRLERGEPEIGPAGAEAVEFLISANAGEPLRPLRSSASGGEVSRIMLALKAILAASDPVGTLVFDEVDAGIGGDVAIAVGDKLAGIAGRRQILCITHLATVAARAHTHLQVSKEERAGRTLTAVREVSGRARVVEVARMLSGHDARDVSLRHAEDLLTRTPSGR
- a CDS encoding NAD(+)/NADH kinase codes for the protein MFVLLNRARASAQIIADVRDFFRRRQVEVVEAEVGSSSVARGATSAAPIAQRGSIDLAVSLGGDGTLLGCARLLAGSDIPILPVNLGTVGFITEIPVGEWRQAYDAYASGSLGISTRVMVRTEVLRCGRRVASIDGLNDAVIAGYGRSKIVRLRVHLAGTWVANYRADGMVFATPTGSTAYSMAAGGPIVHPEMDAFVITPICPFTLANRPLLVPAAEPVRVEIELNQRTGISLAVDGVDVETLQPGDQIDFSRSVHQTHIVRSGKRNFYQVLRSKLDWAGEPRA
- a CDS encoding DUF1820 family protein: MYRVHFKWKGKEVQLTAKSLDLTHPYFVSIKDIVFKRDQQIIINPTAEDVQRTFGRAEHLMIPFQTVALIEEFPEAESNRIRPFTLVEERVDGAAGDDLDDDIDSDDSSP